Within the Legionella pneumophila subsp. pneumophila str. Philadelphia 1 genome, the region GATAAAACCCATACAGGCAAAGAGTTAATACTCTAAAAATTATAGACAAAACAAAGAGGGTGTTATAAATTGACCTTTTTATCAGGAAAATTGAATGCGTATTGCCTTAGTGGTTGAATACGATGGTAGCCAATATCACGGCTGGCAGGCTCAAACGGGTTTGCATACTATTCAACAAGCTGTTGAATTTGCATTATCAAAAGTTGCAGACAGTTCTATTTCTGTTGTCTGCGCAGGTAGAACAGATACTGGGGTCCATGCGACCAATCAGGTGATTCATTTTGATTGTGAGAAAGATCGCAGCATACGAGCCTGGATACATGGTGCTAATACCTTTTTACCTAAAGACATCTGCGTCAAATGGGGCAAGGAAATGCCAGAAAATTTTCATGCTCGTTATTCTGCTGTGAGTCGACGGTATCGCTATGTCATTTATAATGGAGCTATACGGCCTGGGTTATTACGCGGTAATGTGACATGGCAATATCGGCAACTGGATCATCGTTTGATGCAACAGGGTGGACAATGTCTTCTGGGGGAAAATGATTTTACTTCATTCCGCTCCGTCGAATGTCAATCTAATACACCAATGCGTAATATTCATCAATTGCAAGTTACAAGACATGGTGATTTGGTTGTTCTTGATATTACAGCGAATGCCTTTTTACATCATATGGTAAGAAATATAGCTGGTGTATTGATTGCTGTTGGCTCGGGAAAACACCCTGTTGGTTGGGTTAAAGATGTTTTAAATGCAAAGGATAGAAAATTAGGCGCTGAAACTGCACCGTCATATGGCCTATATTTAGTCCAGGTGACTTATCCCAAAGAATTTGGATTGTTGCAAAATAATCCTGGCCCTTTGTTTCTTTGGGAGAAATAATTGAATCCATCTCGTATAAGAATCAAAATGTGCGGAATGACACGTTCAGAAGATATTCAATACGCCATTGATTTAGGGGTGGACGCCATTGGCTTAATATTTTATCCCAAAAGTGTGCGTAATGTCTCACTGGAAAAAGCCAGAATAATAGTCAATAATATACCTCCATTTGTTGATATTGTTGCAGTTTTGGTAAACCCAGAACAATCTTTTGTTCAACTGATTATTAATGAAATTCCTGTGCAGTTATTGCAATTTCATGGTGAGGAATCTTCAGAGTTTTGCAGACAATTTAATAAGCCGTTTATCAAAGCAATTCATCCTAAGACAGCAATCCAAATCCAAAGTGCTGTTGATGAGTTTTTTGATGCGAGCGCTATATTGTTGGATACACCATCAGACAAGGAACGAGGAGGAACGGGATTAACTTTTGACTGGAATATAATTCCTGAAAATTTATCCAAGCCTTACATATTGGCAGGTGGTTTGAATGAATCTAACATTTTAGAGGCAATTACCATGTGTCATCCTTATGCAGTGGATGTGTGCAGTGGTATAGAAGCTTCACCCGGAGTAAAAGATCATTTAAAAATGAGCCGATTTATAAAGGCAATATGGGGATAGTATGATTAAAAAAGAGCTTCCAGATGAGTTTGGCCATTTTGGCCCATATGGCGGTATGTTTGTAGCCGATACATTAGTTCATGCTTTAAAACAATTAGAGCATGCCTATACCAAATATCGTAACGATCAGGATTTTCTGTCTGAGTTACACACAGAATTAAAAGATTATGTGGGGCGGCCCAATCCTCTATACCATGCCGTACACTTAAGCAAAAAGATAGGCGGTGCACAAATTTATCTCAAGCGTGAAGATTTAAATCATACCGGTGCTCATAAAATCAATAATACCATTGGACAAGCCTTACTCGCCAAACGTATGGGGAAAACTCGAGTGATCGCGGAAACAGGCGCGGGTCAACATGGCGTTGCAACTGCTACAGTTGCCGCTAAATTTGGGTTTCAATGCGTTGTGTACATGGGGTCAGAAGACATTAAGCGTCAATCCAGTAATGTTTATAGAATGAAATTGTTAGGTGCTGAAGTGGTGCCTGTCACTTCAGGATCAAAGACGTTGAAAGATGCTTTAAATGAAGCATTGAGAGATTGGGTGAGTCATGTCGACGACACGTTTTATATTATTGGTACTGTTGCAGGTCCCCATCCTTATCCTCAAATGGTAAGAGATTTTCAAGCGATTATTGGTGTTGAAGCTCGAGCTCAACATATGGAAAAAACAGGCCATTTGCCAGATGCTTTGGTAGCTTGTGTCGGAGGTGGATCCAATGCAATAGGCTTGTTTTATCCCTTTTTGAATGATCAGTCTGTCATGATTTATGGGGTTGAAGCAGGAGGGAAAGGCATAGAAACCGGTGAGCATTCGGCATCTCTGATTGCTGGAAAACCTGGTGTGTTACACGGTAATAGAACCTATTTATTGTGTGATGAGTATGGACAGGTGAAAGACACTCACTCAGTATCAGCCGGTCTGGATTATCCTGGAGTTGGGCCTGAACATGCTTATTTAAAAGATACTGGACGGGTCATTTATAAAGCAATAAATGATTCCGAGGCCATGGATGCGTTTCGCCTGTTAACTCATACGGAAGGAATTATTCCAGCATTAGAATCTAGCCACGCGGTAGCCTATGCCATACAATTGGCTAAAACCATGTCAAAAGAACAAAGCATCATAGTCAATCTATCTGGTCGTGGTGATAAAGATATGCATACAGTAGCTGCTATTGACGGTATAACAAT harbors:
- the truA gene encoding tRNA pseudouridine(38-40) synthase TruA; translated protein: MRIALVVEYDGSQYHGWQAQTGLHTIQQAVEFALSKVADSSISVVCAGRTDTGVHATNQVIHFDCEKDRSIRAWIHGANTFLPKDICVKWGKEMPENFHARYSAVSRRYRYVIYNGAIRPGLLRGNVTWQYRQLDHRLMQQGGQCLLGENDFTSFRSVECQSNTPMRNIHQLQVTRHGDLVVLDITANAFLHHMVRNIAGVLIAVGSGKHPVGWVKDVLNAKDRKLGAETAPSYGLYLVQVTYPKEFGLLQNNPGPLFLWEK
- a CDS encoding phosphoribosylanthranilate isomerase encodes the protein MNPSRIRIKMCGMTRSEDIQYAIDLGVDAIGLIFYPKSVRNVSLEKARIIVNNIPPFVDIVAVLVNPEQSFVQLIINEIPVQLLQFHGEESSEFCRQFNKPFIKAIHPKTAIQIQSAVDEFFDASAILLDTPSDKERGGTGLTFDWNIIPENLSKPYILAGGLNESNILEAITMCHPYAVDVCSGIEASPGVKDHLKMSRFIKAIWG
- the trpB gene encoding tryptophan synthase subunit beta, with protein sequence MIKKELPDEFGHFGPYGGMFVADTLVHALKQLEHAYTKYRNDQDFLSELHTELKDYVGRPNPLYHAVHLSKKIGGAQIYLKREDLNHTGAHKINNTIGQALLAKRMGKTRVIAETGAGQHGVATATVAAKFGFQCVVYMGSEDIKRQSSNVYRMKLLGAEVVPVTSGSKTLKDALNEALRDWVSHVDDTFYIIGTVAGPHPYPQMVRDFQAIIGVEARAQHMEKTGHLPDALVACVGGGSNAIGLFYPFLNDQSVMIYGVEAGGKGIETGEHSASLIAGKPGVLHGNRTYLLCDEYGQVKDTHSVSAGLDYPGVGPEHAYLKDTGRVIYKAINDSEAMDAFRLLTHTEGIIPALESSHAVAYAIQLAKTMSKEQSIIVNLSGRGDKDMHTVAAIDGITI